CGCGTCCCCATGGGCCAGGTAGACGGGCATCGCGAGGCGCCCGGCGCGCGCCAGGCATGAGTGTTGAGCGTAGACGCCCGGGCGCTCCTCCGGACTGCCGCCGTATGCCGCCCGGATGGCCGCCGCGATCTCCAGGAGAACCGGCGGATGGCCGCGCCGCAGGCACCACCCATGGTAGGCGCCGATGTCGGTTGCGGGGCAGACGGCGATGACCCCTGCGACGTCTTCCGGATGGAGCACGGAGTAGATCAGGGCGCCCGTGCCTCCCATCGAGCCGCCCAGCAGCACGAAACGCAGGACGCCGTACTCCTGCCGCACGTGCTGCAGCAGCGCTCGCAGGTCGGCCGCGGCCGACGGCGCCATCCAGGCGTTGCCGCGCAGGTTCGGCGTGAGAAGTCCGCAGCCGGTCCCGCACAGCAGCGGGAGCCATGCACGGGCCAGATCGGGGCGCGTGTAGAACTGATCGCCGCCGGAGCCGTGGCCATGCAGGCCAACGATGACCATGCGGGTGCGCTCATCCGGCCGGAACAGCGCCCAATCGGCTGCACCGTCCAACGCGCTGTGGTAATCCAACCGCAGCACGCCGGCCGGCAGGCCCATCGATCCCGCCGAACTTGTCCGGAAGCCGCTGATCATCGTTCACACGCCGGCGCCGCGTGGCGCATCGTAGCCTTCGCGGCCCATCAGGCCGTAGGTGTACACCTTCCCCAGCTCGACGCCCGGCTGGTCGAACGGATTGATGCCGTAGAGGCCGCCGCTGCAGGCGACGGCGTGCTCGAAGAACATGAACAGCTCGCCGAGGACGGCCGGCCCCACGCGCGGCACGCGCAGGGTCAGATTGGGGCGATGCTTGTCGCGCAATGCGCAGCGCGTTGCGGCGAGTTCGGCCGCCAGCAGCTTGCCGAACGTGCTTTGCGCCAGGTAGGCCAGCTCCTCCTCGCTGTCGCCGGTGCAGATCGGCACGTCCGCGCCGCCGAGCGTGGCATCCTCGACCTCGACCAGCGTGATGACCTTGTCGAACGGGCCGTCCTGGTAGAGCTGCATGACCGAGTGCTGATCGGTGACGCCGACGGAGGCGACGGGCGTGGGGCCGACGAACACGTCGTGGCCCGCCAGGTCCTGGCGCTTGCCCAGGCTCTCCGCCCAGAGCTGGCAGTACCAGTCGGCCAGGCGGCGAAGCGCACTGCTGTAGGGCATCAGGACGCTGATGGACTTCCCCTTGCCGTCAAGGAGGTACTGGATGGCGGCGTAGCGTGCGGCCGGGTTGGCGTCGAGGTCGGCGGTGCCGCAGCGCTGATCCATGGCGGCGGCGCCGGCGAGGAGGGCGTCGACGTCCACGCCGCCGACGGCGGCGCTTAGCAGTCCGACGGCGCTGAGCACGCTGAAGCGCCCGCCGACGTTGGCCGGCACGGGGAAGGCAGCGTAGCCTTCGTCCTGCGCCATCCGGCGGAGCAGGCTGCGTTTCGGATCGGGATCGGTGGTCAGGACGATCCGCTCGGCCGGGTCCAGGCCTCGGCGGCGCAGCAGGTCGCGCACCATCAGGAACTGGCTCATCGTCTCGGCCGTCGAGCCGGACTTGGTGATGACGTTGAAGACCGTCCGGTCCAGCTCCGGTTCGACCACGTCCAGAAAGGCGGCGATCAGGGCGGGGTCCACGTTGTCGAGCACGAACAGGCGCGGAGCGCCCCGCCGGGCCGCGTGCCCGGACGGCAGCAGGTTGTGGAACGGGTGGTTCAGCGCGCCGTGGACGGCGATGGCGCCGAGGGCCGATCCCCCGATGCCGAGCACGACGAAGTTGTCGCAGCGCGCGCGGATCTCGTCCGCCGCCGTCCGCACCTGCCCGGCCAGGGCGGCGTCATAGGGAAGCTCAGGAAAGCCGATGTCCGCGCCTCGCTGCGCCCGGAGCGCCCGGTGGAACTCGGCGACGCGGCCGGCCAGGGCGGCGACTTCCGCCCGCTGAAGGCCGTGCCCGGCGCCGATCGCGTCGGCATAGACGTTCTCGTCGTTCATCACAAGGACACTGCGGGGAGCGTTCATGACCTGATCCTTGTTCATCGTGTGGGGCCGGCCGGGGCCGTGCGCTCGTCGGGCCGGCCGATCTTGTAGATGCAGATGAGGCCCGCGGTCAGCAGGAAGAGCTGCAACAGGAGGCCGAGCCGGTAACCGCCCGCCGGCAGGGGGCCGATACGCAGGTCGGCCGTCACGCCGAAGACGACCGCGCCGACCATCGACAGCTTGTGGCCGACGTTGTAGAGCCCGAAGTACTTGCCCATCTGGCCGTCCGGCACCAGCTCGACCAGCAGCTTGCGCCCGGCCACCCAGATGGTGCTCAGTCCGTAGCCGCCCAGCAGAACGAAGCTCACCATGAAGACTGTGAAGCTCGTTGCCACCGATCCTATGACGAGCGCGCCGGCGACGCAAATGCCGGCGGACAGCATCGTGCGGCGTCCGCCGAACGCGTCGGCCATCTTGCCGCCCAGGAAGCCCAGCGCGGCCGCGCAGAGCGTGAAGGGCACCATCCACCGGCCTGCCTGGGCGTGGTCCAGCCCGAAGACGTTGACCACGTAGGGCGCGTAGGCCACGATGCCGGTGTTCAGCGCGTCCACGCACAGGAAATTGCCCAGCAGGAACAGCAGGATCGGCTTGTGCCGGGGCAGAAGGCGCAGCGTCACGCAGACGCGCCGGAACGCCAGGCCGACCAGCGGCGTGCCCGGAGGCGTGCGCTTGGCGGCCGGCTTCTCCGGCACGGTCAGGAACAGCGGCAGGCTGAACAGCAGGTACAGCAACCCCGCCACGGCGAAGACCGGCGTCAGTTCGTGCGGGTGCCCGTTGCGCGCCCACCAGTCGCGCGCCATGAGGCCGACGGGCAGGGCGAAGGCAACCCCGATGTAGCCCAGGCTGACGCCCAGGCCGCTGACCAGCCCCAGCCGCTCCTTCGGCGCCAGGGTCGGGAGCAGGCTGTCGTAGAACGTCAGCGAGGCGTTGTAGCAGAAGTTGGCGGCAGCGAAGAGCGCCAGGATCATCCACGCACGCGGAGCCACGCTGATGGCGGCGCAGCAGACGCATGCCAGCAGCGTGAGCACCAGCAGGAACCGCCTGGTACGGCTCGTGCGGTCGGTGATCTCGCCCGCCACCGGCAGCAGCAGCCCGCTGGCCGCCTGCGAGACGGCCATCGTGAGGAACGTATACCGCTCGACTCGCGTGAACTCCTTCACGTGCAACGTGATCGCCCAGGAGACCACGACGGCCGAGTAGATCGTGTTGGCGAAATCGTAGTGTAGTGTCCCAAGCTGTTCATAGATTATCCAGGACAGCACGAGCCCGGGCGACTTTCGCAAGGATGTCCTCGGCTTTGGCCGTCCAGTGGAACATCTCTGGGTCTTCGTTATGCGCCTCGATGTAGTCCACGATGGCGTGAACCAGTTCCGGCACGCTGCGGAACGTCCCCCGGCGGATGCGTCTCTCGGTCAAGTCCCGAAACCACCGCTCGACCAGGTTCAGCCACGAGCACGATGTCGGCGTGAAGTGGATGTGGAACCGCTTGTGCCGCGCCAGCCACTTCCTGACCTTCTCGTGCTTGTGCGTCGCGT
This window of the Candidatus Brocadiaceae bacterium genome carries:
- a CDS encoding alpha/beta fold hydrolase, which translates into the protein MISGFRTSSAGSMGLPAGVLRLDYHSALDGAADWALFRPDERTRMVIVGLHGHGSGGDQFYTRPDLARAWLPLLCGTGCGLLTPNLRGNAWMAPSAAADLRALLQHVRQEYGVLRFVLLGGSMGGTGALIYSVLHPEDVAGVIAVCPATDIGAYHGWCLRRGHPPVLLEIAAAIRAAYGGSPEERPGVYAQHSCLARAGRLAMPVYLAHGDADEIIPVGQSRTLRDALPSHSLLYRERAGGGHDAPLTAAVLREGLGRVLPT
- a CDS encoding glucose-6-phosphate isomerase: MNDENVYADAIGAGHGLQRAEVAALAGRVAEFHRALRAQRGADIGFPELPYDAALAGQVRTAADEIRARCDNFVVLGIGGSALGAIAVHGALNHPFHNLLPSGHAARRGAPRLFVLDNVDPALIAAFLDVVEPELDRTVFNVITKSGSTAETMSQFLMVRDLLRRRGLDPAERIVLTTDPDPKRSLLRRMAQDEGYAAFPVPANVGGRFSVLSAVGLLSAAVGGVDVDALLAGAAAMDQRCGTADLDANPAARYAAIQYLLDGKGKSISVLMPYSSALRRLADWYCQLWAESLGKRQDLAGHDVFVGPTPVASVGVTDQHSVMQLYQDGPFDKVITLVEVEDATLGGADVPICTGDSEEELAYLAQSTFGKLLAAELAATRCALRDKHRPNLTLRVPRVGPAVLGELFMFFEHAVACSGGLYGINPFDQPGVELGKVYTYGLMGREGYDAPRGAGV
- a CDS encoding MFS transporter, which encodes MRKSPGLVLSWIIYEQLGTLHYDFANTIYSAVVVSWAITLHVKEFTRVERYTFLTMAVSQAASGLLLPVAGEITDRTSRTRRFLLVLTLLACVCCAAISVAPRAWMILALFAAANFCYNASLTFYDSLLPTLAPKERLGLVSGLGVSLGYIGVAFALPVGLMARDWWARNGHPHELTPVFAVAGLLYLLFSLPLFLTVPEKPAAKRTPPGTPLVGLAFRRVCVTLRLLPRHKPILLFLLGNFLCVDALNTGIVAYAPYVVNVFGLDHAQAGRWMVPFTLCAAALGFLGGKMADAFGGRRTMLSAGICVAGALVIGSVATSFTVFMVSFVLLGGYGLSTIWVAGRKLLVELVPDGQMGKYFGLYNVGHKLSMVGAVVFGVTADLRIGPLPAGGYRLGLLLQLFLLTAGLICIYKIGRPDERTAPAGPTR